The DNA sequence GATTCCATCTACGGTGCACGATATTTAGCGGGAGAATGGTCTGAAACGTATCTCCCTCCTGCCCATCCGCTTACTCGCCGCCGTATGCACCCGCACCCTACAATGCTCAGCACGATCGATCATCTTGTCCTATTCGACTTGCTCGGGAACAAACATTCTTCCATAAGGAGTTTCTTTAGGGAGACGGATTGGCTGTTTGATCGTATGGCGAGCGGGGATGAAAGACTGAGAGAAGCGAGGTTAATAGAAGTTGAAAAGGGAGAGGATACGTGGTTTAGAACcgagaagggaaggaaaggaatGGTGGGAGATGACCATATCCCTGTAAGCAAAAACAAATTGGAAAAGAGTACGGGGATCTGGCTAAATTGCGGATTCTTTAGTTTTTGAACAGAGGCGTTAGCGTACTACACGTCATTTCGACGCCTTTTCCTAGTGTATGGCATACCATCGCTGTAAGCCCAACCAGATATTCGAGACTGGGACCTCATACTGAAGGAAATAAATCATTTAGGATGATACGACAGCCTTATCACTACCCGCCATCCGACGATGGAATAGAATACTTAGAGTCTTTGTGTGCGAATACCTTTCTTTGTTCCCCGAAGACATGGGGATGAGTTTGGATAGGGATATAGATATGGATAAGGACAGTGTCGTCAATGGACTATCAGCGCGGACGATATCAGCGCCAAAAACGAAATTGCAAAACGAATTAGTGGGTACTTTTTTCC is a window from the Cryptococcus gattii WM276 chromosome L, complete sequence genome containing:
- a CDS encoding uncharacterized protein (Similar to TIGR gene model, INSD accession AAW45151.1), with the translated sequence MTAFLVYLYSLLVLSVSAYQFRSHNPLSTSQLKRVIELDPPQFSSVTDGHLGKLLIPRPSGSENNTLVQNYISSVFSKLRWHEEKTPFTAATPIGDIDFTNLIYTFDPDAPRKLVLAAHFDSKWYPDYPANQFIGATDSAAPCAILLSIAEFLTPLLNSRQSRISSGQPFLRDGFDEEEEAETTVQIIFFDGEEAFHDWTDTDSIYGARYLAGEWSETYLPPAHPLTRRRMHPHPTMLSTIDHLVLFDLLGNKHSSIRSFFRETDWLFDRMASGDERLREARLIEVEKGEDTWFRTEKGRKGMVGDDHIPFLNRGVSVLHVISTPFPSVWHTIADDTTALSLPAIRRWNRILRVFVCEYLSLFPEDMGMSLDRDIDMDKDSVVNGLSARTISAPKTKLQNELVGTFFH